Proteins encoded within one genomic window of Camelina sativa cultivar DH55 chromosome 19, Cs, whole genome shotgun sequence:
- the LOC104766131 gene encoding ubiquinol oxidase 1b, mitochondrial, whose protein sequence is MMMSRYGAKVKANAVTHTHLLKPRVALAAMGGVRDLSKMTFEKKKTTEEKGSSGGKDDQGNKGEQLIVSYWGVKPMKITKEDGTEWKWSCFRPWDTYKSDLTIDLKKHHVPSTLLDKLAYWTVKSLRWPTDLFFQRRYGCRAMMLETVAAVPGMVGGMLVHCKSLRRFEQSGGWIKALLEEAENERMHLMTFMEVAKPNWYERALVITVQGVFFNAYFLGYLISPKFAHRMVGYLEEEAIHSYTEFLKELDNGNIENVPAPAIAIDYWRLEADATLRDVVMVVRADEAHHRDVNHYASDIHYQGRELKEAPAPIGYH, encoded by the exons ATGATGATGAGTCGCTATGGAGCCAAGGTAAAGGCAAATGCTGTGACTCACACCCATCTTTTGAAGCCTAGAGTTGCTCTGGCGGCGATGGGTGGCGTGAGAGATCTCAGCAAGATGAcatttgagaagaagaaaacgacgGAGGAGAAAGGATCTAGCGGTGGCAAGGATGATCAAGGTAACAAAGGGGAGCAATTAATCGTTAGTTATTGGGGCGTGAAGCCGATGAAGATCACCAAAGAAGATGGAACTGAATGGAAATGGAGTTGCTTCCGG CCATGGGACACTTATAAATCAGATCTTACGATAGATTTGAAGAAGCATCATGTTCCATCGACGTTACTAGACAAATTAGCTTATTGGACTGTTAAATCTCTTCGATGGCCTACTGATCTCTTCTTCCAG AGGCGGTACGGATGCCGAGCGATGATGCTAGAAACGGTAGCAGCGGTTCCAGGGATGGTTGGAGGGATGCTAGTCCACTGCAAATCGCTTAGGCGGTTTGAACAAAGTGGTGGTTGGATCAAAGCCCTACTCGAAGAAGCAGAGAACGAGAGGATGCACTTAATGACATTCATGGAAGTTGCGAAACCAAATTGGTACGAACGAGCTCTTGTGATCACCGTTCAAGGCGTTTTCTTCAACGCTTATTTCCTTGGATACCTAATCTCTCCCAAGTTTGCTCATCGTATGGTTGGATACCTTGAGGAAGAAGCAATCCACTCTTACACTGAATTTCTCAAGGAACTTGATAATGGTAACATTGAAAACGTCCCTGCACCGGCTATTGCAATTGATTACTGGAGGCTTGAAGCGGACGCGACGCTCCGTGATGTTGTAATGGTGGTCCGTGCTGATGAGGCCCATCACCGTGACGTTAACCACTATGCATCC GATATTCACTACCAAGGTCGTGAGCTGAAAGAAGCTCCAGCTCCTATCGGATATCATTGA
- the LOC104766133 gene encoding ubiquinol oxidase 1a, mitochondrial-like translates to MMMSRGGAKAAKSLLAAAGPRLFFSTTTATIRAVSSHEAALSASRLLKPEVASAWIWSRAPTVNGGMRFASTITLGEKTKEEEANQKKTENESAGGNAGAGGNNKGEKGIMSYWGVEPNKITKEDGSEWKWNCFRPWETYKADTTIDLKKHHVPTTFLDRIAYWTVKSLRWPTDLFFQRRYGCRAMMLETVAAVPGMVGGMLLHCKSLRRFEQSGGWIKALLEEAENERMHLMTFMEVAKPKWYERALVITVQGVFFNAYFLGYLISPKFAHRMVGYLEEEAIHSYTEFLKELDKGNIENVPAPAIAIDYWRLPADATLRDVVMVVRADEAHHRDVNHFASDIHYQGRELKEAPAPIGYH, encoded by the exons ATGATGATGAGTCGCGGTGGAGCCAAGGCGGCGAAATCGCTTTTAGCGGCGGCTGGACCTCGTTTGTTCTTCTCGACGACTACTGCTACGATCCGTGCGGTTTCGTCTCACGAGGCGGCGTTATCAGCTAGCCGTCTTCTGAAGCCTGAGGTTGCTTCTGCTTGGATCTGGAGTAGAGCTCCGACGGTTAATGGAGGTATGAGATTCGCAAGCACGATTACTCTTGGAGAGAAAACGAAGGAGGAAGAGGCGAatcagaagaaaacagagaacgAATCTGCCGGTGGAAACGCCGGCGCCGGAGGTAACAACAAGGGAGAGAAAGGTATCATGAGTTATTGGGGTGTTGAACCTAATAAGATCACTAAAGAAGATGGTTCTGAATGGAAGTGGAACTGCTTCAGG CCATGGGAGACTTATAAAGCTGATACGACGATAGATCTGAAGAAGCATCATGTTCCGACGACGTTTCTTGATAGAATCGCTTATTGGACTGTTAAATCTCTTCGTTGGCCTACCGATCTCTTCTTCCAG AGGCGATATGGATGTAGAGCTATGATGCTTGAAACTGTGGCAGCAGTCCCTGGAATGGTTGGAGGAATGTTGCTACACTGCAAATCTCTCCGTCGTTTTGAGCAAAGTGGAGGATGGATCAAAGCTTTACTCGAGGAAGCGGAGAATGAGAGGATGCATCTCATGACTTTCATGGAAGTTGCGAAACCCAAATGGTACGAGAGAGCTCTCGTGATCACTGTGCAAGGAGTTTTCTTTAACGCCTATTTCCTTGGTTACCTGATCTCTCCCAAGTTTGCTCACCGTATGGTTGGGTACCTTGAAGAGGAAGCGATCCATTCTTACACTGAGTTCCTCAAGGAACTTGACAAAGGTAACATTGAAAACGTTCCTGCTCCGGCTATTGCTATTGATTACTGGAGGCTCCCTGCTGATGCTACGCTCCGTGATGTTGTGATGGTTGTTCGTGCCGACGAGGCGCATCACCGTGATGTGAACCATTTTGCATCT GATATTCACTACCAAGGTCGTGAACTAAAGGAAGCTCCAGCTCCAATTGGGTATCATTGA
- the LOC104767745 gene encoding putative F-box protein At3g03730: MPPEKKEMIGSDGDTKWSRLTLVPDLIRSIFKRLNFVEFHRARSISLDWYSTGELCYREHPTPWIILFSNYSHISCKLIDPLQYKTYEVKDLGFDFYRSRCLANCGSWFLMLDHKTDFYIFNLFTRERIRLPSLEAMDGSLMRFERTGEYDFMVTLDYKTKYGHFSSGQIRKVSIKNAVLWVDEVSKDYLVVWNLECFIAYHKKSYRNNSWKVLQPLDMQGCVDMVFKESKLYVLCLSRAITVYEFRGGASPNECASFSSPDFQKDHDYSLVVTMSGEVLMVARKICKFDIHKMDPNSLKWIKIDSIGNEALFLDQGTTVEAKDGVKTNCVYFSNDQLHRYNEIGLCYGTNNCVYDIEVESVVQSFQHFADISLIPFKDARWFFPTFGGKFLR, from the exons atgccgccagagaagaaggagatgatcGGTTCCGACGGCGATACAAAGTGGTCGAGGCTT ACGCTTGTCCCGGACTTGATTCGATCGATCTTCAAACGCTTGAACTTTGTTGAGTTCCATCGAGCCAGGTCCATTTCTTTAGATTGGTACTCCACTGGTGAATTGTGCTACAGAGAACACCCAACTCCATGGATCATCCTCTTTTCAAACTACAGCCATATTTCATGTAAGTTGATTGATCCTCTTCAGTACAAGACATACGAGGTAAAAGATCTAGGGTTTGATTTCTATAGGAGTCGTTGTTTGGCTAATTGTGGTAGCTGGTTCTTGATGTTAGACCataaaactgatttttatattttcaatctGTTTACTCGAGAGAGGATTCGTCTTCCGAGTCTGGAAGCTATGGATGGATCGCTGATGAGGTTTGAGAGGACCGGTGAGTATGACTTCATGGTCACCTTAGATTATAAAACTAAGTACGGACATTTTTCTTCGGGTCAAATCAGAAAAGTTAGCATAAAGAATGCAGTTTTGTGGGTAGATGAAGTGAGCAAAGATTACTTAGTTGTGTGGAATCTCGAATGCTTTATAGCATATCACAAGAAAAGTTATCGTAACAATAGTTGGAAAGTGCTACAACCTTTAGACATGCAAGGTTGCGTCGATATGGTGTTCAAAGAAAGCAAGCTTTACGTTCTTTGTCTAAGTCGAGCAATCACTGTTTATGAGTTTCGTGGTGGTGCTTCTCCAAATGAATGTGCAAGTTTTAGTTCTCCGGATTTTCAGAAAGATCATGACTATAGTCTTGTTGTGACTATGTCGGGAGAGGTTTTGATGGTCGCGAGGAAGATATGCAAATTCGATATCCACAAGATGGATCCAAATTCGTTAAAGTGGATTAAAATAGATTCTATTGGGAATGAAGCGTTGTTTTTGGATCAAGGAACAACCGTTGAAGCTAAAGATGGAGTGAAAACAAATTGCGTATATTTTAGTAATGATCAGCTTCATAGATACAATGAGATTGGTCTATGCTATGGAACTAATAACTGCGTCTACGATATTGAAGTCGAGAGTGTTGTCCAATCGTTTCAGCATTTTGCAGATATATCGCTAATACCTTTCAAGGATGCTCGTTGGTTTTTCCCAACTTTTGGTGGCAAATTTTTGCGTTAA